The following nucleotide sequence is from Acidovorax radicis.
ACGCTGGTGGCCGATGCGGCGCTTTTGTTGGGATCCACGTTGTGTTGCAGGATGAAACTGCGCACTTTGGGGTACACGATGTCGCGCCAGCGGCGGCCACTGAAGATGCCATAGTGGCCTGCACCCTTGGCCTCAAGGTGGTGCTGCTCTTTGCGCACGATGCCGGTGCACAGGTCGTGTGCGGCTTCGGTCTGGCCTGAACCGGAAATGTCGTCAAGCTCGCCTTCCACCGTGAACAAGGCCGTGGTCTTGATGTCTTCGGGACGCACACGCTCAATCTTGCCTTCGGGCGAGCGTACATCCCAGGTTCCATGCACCAGCTTGTAGTCCTGAAACACCGTCTGGATGGTTTCGAGGTAATAGTCCGCGTCCATGTCGAGCACGGCGTTGTATTCGTCGTAGAACTTGCGGTGGGCTTCGGCACTGGCGTCGTCGCCCTTGATCAGGTCCTTGAAGTAGTCGTAATGGCTGGTGGCGTGGCGATCGGGGTTCATGGCCACAAAACCTGTGTACTGCAGGAAACCGGGGTACACACGGCGGCCAGCACCCGGAAACTTCTCGGGCACACGGTAGATCACGTTGTTCTCGAACCACTCGTAGCTGCGGTTGGTCGCCAGGTTATTTACCGATGTGGGCGATTTGCGCGCGTCGATGGGGCCGCCCATCATGGTCATGGTCAGGGGCGTCTTTTCGCCCCGGCTGGCCATCAGCGATACAGCCGCCAGCACAGGCACTGTGGGCTGGCACACGCTGATGACGTGACAGTTGCCATAAATGCCCTGCAGATGGCGAATGAACTCCTGCACATAGTTCACATAGTCATCAAGGTGGAATTCGCCCTCGGACAGGGGAACCAGGCGTGCGTTCTTCCAGTCGGTGATGTAGACCTTGTGGTCTTTGAGCATGGTGCGCACGGTGTCACGCAGCAGTGTGGCGTAGTGGCCAGACAGCGGTGCCACGATCAGGACCACCGGTTGTGTCTTGAGCTTTGTCAGTGTGGCTGGATCGTCTGAGAAGCGCTTGAAGCGGCGCAGTTCGCAAAAAGGCTTGTCGATCTCGATGCGTTCATGGATAGCTACGCCCACGCCGTCCACATCTACCGTGTGGATGCCGAACGTTGGCTTTTCGTAGTCTTTGCCCAAACGATACAGCAGGTCGT
It contains:
- a CDS encoding polyhydroxyalkanoate depolymerase, with the translated sequence MLYHIYETQRSLMEPFTDFAQAASKLFSNPVSPLSQSAAAQRMAAGYDLLYRLGKDYEKPTFGIHTVDVDGVGVAIHERIEIDKPFCELRRFKRFSDDPATLTKLKTQPVVLIVAPLSGHYATLLRDTVRTMLKDHKVYITDWKNARLVPLSEGEFHLDDYVNYVQEFIRHLQGIYGNCHVISVCQPTVPVLAAVSLMASRGEKTPLTMTMMGGPIDARKSPTSVNNLATNRSYEWFENNVIYRVPEKFPGAGRRVYPGFLQYTGFVAMNPDRHATSHYDYFKDLIKGDDASAEAHRKFYDEYNAVLDMDADYYLETIQTVFQDYKLVHGTWDVRSPEGKIERVRPEDIKTTALFTVEGELDDISGSGQTEAAHDLCTGIVRKEQHHLEAKGAGHYGIFSGRRWRDIVYPKVRSFILQHNVDPNKSAASATSVSATTIAKAVTAVASRTAAKTPTSAPHKPKPSPAQKPAPAAGVTTRWVKPQAAAVTAAAEPVQGNVTEAKAAASSAPTPSRRNKPRKA